One window of the Psychrilyobacter piezotolerans genome contains the following:
- a CDS encoding sulfurtransferase, translating to MGRRLEGINRNVFIVTILIILGSINYGCNRVPVKNKNYQEAVKTVNKDYIKNTEGLMIIDTRSDEEFNGWSLNEGIKGGHIPGAINLQFNLLEGLNENEIKKIFKKNGLSPEKNIVVYSNYGKESLKLYNILKSSGYKDVANYEGGMQDWSRDNSLKIDKLKNYEKLVYPEWVKDLTEGKEVKNYDGREYIIVNVNYEQKKEYEKGHIKGAIYIDTNDIESLPLWNVVSDDKIKKLLNETGITKDKMIIIYSDEAMAAGRLAHVLMYAGVEDVRIINSNVKGLVDAGLPLEKGENIWVSDNNFGGQIPIHPEYTKNLKEAKELIEDPNGRLTAVVSWEEYAGINNGGYSYFTEKGRIPGSVFGHGGSDGYHSEDFVDSDGTMRDYTQIQKMWEEWDIKPENESSFFCATGWRGALAFFDAYLMGWENVSIYDGGFYEWIQDSKNPIAAGDPRVNKKL from the coding sequence ATGGGAAGAAGATTAGAGGGGATAAATAGAAATGTATTTATAGTCACTATTTTGATAATTTTGGGTTCCATAAATTATGGATGTAATAGAGTTCCTGTAAAAAATAAAAATTATCAGGAAGCTGTGAAGACAGTAAATAAAGATTATATAAAAAATACAGAAGGTTTAATGATTATCGATACCAGGTCGGATGAGGAATTTAACGGATGGAGTTTAAATGAAGGAATAAAAGGCGGACATATTCCTGGTGCAATTAATTTACAGTTTAATTTATTAGAAGGTTTAAATGAAAATGAAATAAAAAAAATATTTAAAAAAAACGGATTATCGCCGGAAAAAAACATAGTTGTATATTCTAATTACGGAAAAGAGAGTCTGAAACTTTATAATATTTTAAAAAGTTCAGGTTATAAAGATGTGGCCAACTATGAGGGCGGTATGCAGGACTGGAGCAGGGATAATTCTTTAAAAATTGATAAGTTAAAGAACTATGAAAAGTTAGTTTATCCTGAATGGGTTAAAGATTTAACAGAGGGAAAAGAAGTGAAAAATTATGATGGAAGGGAATATATCATTGTAAATGTAAATTATGAACAAAAAAAAGAATATGAAAAAGGACATATAAAAGGTGCTATCTATATAGATACAAACGATATAGAAAGTTTACCCCTTTGGAATGTAGTTTCGGATGATAAAATAAAAAAATTATTAAATGAAACAGGGATAACTAAGGATAAAATGATTATAATCTATAGTGATGAAGCTATGGCAGCAGGTCGTTTAGCACATGTTCTTATGTATGCCGGGGTTGAAGATGTCAGGATAATAAATTCAAATGTAAAAGGATTAGTAGATGCCGGATTACCTTTGGAGAAAGGTGAGAATATTTGGGTTTCAGATAATAATTTTGGAGGGCAGATACCTATCCACCCGGAATATACAAAAAATTTGAAAGAAGCAAAAGAATTAATTGAAGATCCCAATGGCAGGTTAACAGCAGTAGTTTCATGGGAAGAGTATGCAGGGATAAACAATGGGGGATATTCTTATTTCACTGAAAAAGGTCGTATACCGGGGTCTGTATTCGGGCACGGCGGTTCAGACGGGTATCATTCGGAAGATTTTGTGGATTCAGATGGAACAATGAGGGACTATACCCAGATACAAAAAATGTGGGAAGAATGGGATATCAAACCTGAAAATGAATCTTCTTTTTTCTGTGCCACAGGATGGAGAGGAGCACTGGCTTTCTTTGACGCATATTTAATGGGATGGGAAAATGTAAGTATCTATGACGGAGGATTCTATGAGTGGATACAGGATTCTAAAAATCCTATTGCTGCAGGGGATCCCAGGGTAAATAAAAAACTATAA
- a CDS encoding Na+/H+ antiporter NhaC family protein: MKQENIKGNFKGLIPFFIFIGLYLGSGLVLQAQGVELAFYQLPAPIAAFAGVVSAFILFKGTITEKFNTFVSGCGHQDIVIMCIIYLLAGAFAGVSKAMGGVDSTVNLGLTYIPAQYIAAGLFIIAGFISTATGTSIGAIVAIAPIAVGLAEKGGLSLPLVLAAVMGGSIFGDNLSIISDTTIAATRTQGVEMKDKFRVNILITAPAAILTIVLLVVFGRPEVLPEVQNYDFNLIKILPYIFVLVFSLIGMNVFTVLTGGIALSGILGFIYGSFNLLGFSKEIYNGFSGMNEIFLLSFLTGGLATMVAKAGGIQWLLEKIQKSIKGPKTAQLGIGALVGLTDMAVANNTVAIIINGPIAKKLCRKYDVDPRKSAAILDIFSCIAQGIIPYGAQMLILVGFAGGKVTPLQVMPLLWYQQLLLISVIVSIHIPFADGLMRKKAWVWEAE; encoded by the coding sequence ATGAAACAGGAAAATATTAAAGGAAATTTTAAGGGACTGATACCTTTCTTTATCTTTATCGGTCTTTATTTGGGAAGCGGACTGGTTCTTCAAGCCCAGGGGGTAGAACTGGCATTTTATCAGCTGCCTGCTCCTATAGCAGCCTTTGCAGGGGTTGTCAGTGCATTTATCCTTTTTAAGGGAACGATTACTGAAAAATTCAATACCTTTGTCAGCGGATGCGGTCACCAGGACATAGTGATCATGTGTATAATTTATTTACTTGCCGGAGCCTTTGCCGGAGTATCCAAGGCCATGGGAGGAGTAGATTCTACGGTTAATTTGGGACTTACCTATATTCCTGCACAGTATATAGCTGCCGGGTTATTTATTATAGCCGGATTTATTTCCACAGCTACAGGAACTTCTATCGGAGCCATTGTTGCCATTGCTCCCATTGCTGTAGGGCTGGCTGAAAAGGGAGGACTTTCCCTGCCATTGGTTCTTGCAGCTGTTATGGGTGGATCTATATTTGGAGATAATCTTTCAATAATTTCAGATACTACAATTGCAGCAACGAGAACTCAGGGCGTAGAGATGAAGGATAAGTTCAGGGTGAATATCTTGATTACAGCTCCTGCAGCTATACTTACCATTGTCCTTTTAGTTGTTTTTGGAAGACCGGAAGTCCTGCCTGAAGTTCAAAACTATGATTTCAATTTAATTAAAATCTTGCCTTATATCTTTGTATTGGTATTTTCTTTAATAGGGATGAATGTCTTCACGGTTTTGACCGGGGGAATCGCTCTTTCGGGGATACTTGGATTTATCTACGGAAGTTTTAATTTACTGGGTTTTTCAAAGGAAATTTATAATGGTTTTTCAGGAATGAATGAAATTTTTCTCCTTTCATTTCTTACAGGCGGTCTGGCTACAATGGTTGCTAAAGCCGGGGGAATTCAGTGGCTCCTTGAAAAAATACAAAAAAGTATTAAAGGGCCTAAGACTGCACAGCTTGGGATAGGAGCGTTGGTAGGACTTACAGATATGGCAGTTGCAAACAACACCGTTGCCATCATTATAAATGGTCCCATTGCTAAAAAGCTCTGCAGAAAATATGATGTTGATCCGAGAAAAAGTGCTGCTATACTGGATATTTTTTCATGCATAGCCCAGGGAATTATTCCATATGGAGCTCAGATGCTTATTTTAGTAGGATTTGCAGGAGGAAAAGTGACACCGTTACAGGTTATGCCGTTATTATGGTATCAGCAGTTATTACTGATATCTGTAATAGTTTCGATCCATATACCCTTTGCAGATGGTCTTATGAGAAAAAAAGCATGGGTATGGGAAGCAGAGTAG
- a CDS encoding double-cubane-cluster-containing anaerobic reductase: MKSINKLPENFQDFEEARRDGFLTIKELKDSGKNIVGTFCTYTPKELIYAAGAVPVSLCSVSEETIPTAEKHLPKNLCPLIKASYGYALTDKCPYMYFADMIVGETTCDGKKKMYELLGELKDTYIMQLPQTQDKERGMDLWKEEVSRFKDKLEKKFNVSISKEKISEAISQINDERKLLKEFYSLGKLTPPPLSGYEMHKVLNGVSYTFDKKLQNEKIREIIENLKEIDRNKSSKVSVRAPRILITGCPIGGVAEKIIKPIEDAGAVVVSYENCGGAKNLDRLVDETIDPIQALAEKYISIPCSVMSPNTDREDLLKRLMDEYQIDGVVEVILQACHTYSVETHMIKRVVTKEKDVPYIALETDYSTGDTGQIKTRIEAFIEML; this comes from the coding sequence ATGAAAAGTATTAACAAATTACCAGAAAATTTCCAGGATTTTGAAGAAGCCAGACGGGACGGATTTTTAACCATAAAAGAACTGAAAGACAGCGGAAAAAATATAGTAGGTACATTTTGTACATATACACCTAAGGAATTAATCTATGCAGCAGGAGCGGTCCCCGTATCCCTTTGTTCTGTAAGTGAAGAGACTATACCAACAGCGGAAAAACATCTGCCGAAAAACTTATGTCCACTAATAAAGGCAAGTTATGGCTATGCTCTCACTGATAAATGCCCGTATATGTATTTTGCCGATATGATTGTAGGAGAAACAACCTGCGACGGGAAAAAGAAGATGTATGAACTCCTGGGGGAGTTAAAAGATACCTATATAATGCAGCTTCCCCAGACCCAGGATAAAGAAAGGGGAATGGATCTTTGGAAGGAAGAGGTATCCAGATTTAAGGATAAATTAGAGAAAAAGTTTAATGTATCCATCTCAAAGGAAAAAATTTCAGAAGCAATCTCTCAGATTAACGATGAAAGAAAGCTTTTAAAGGAGTTTTACAGCCTGGGAAAACTAACTCCCCCGCCTCTTTCGGGATATGAGATGCATAAGGTTTTAAATGGTGTCAGCTATACCTTTGATAAAAAACTTCAAAATGAAAAAATAAGAGAAATTATAGAAAACCTGAAGGAGATTGACAGAAATAAGAGCTCTAAAGTTTCTGTGAGAGCACCGAGAATATTAATTACAGGATGTCCTATAGGGGGAGTTGCAGAAAAAATCATAAAACCTATTGAAGATGCAGGAGCTGTAGTAGTTTCATATGAAAACTGCGGGGGAGCCAAGAATTTAGACAGACTTGTAGATGAAACAATAGATCCTATCCAGGCACTGGCGGAAAAATATATATCTATTCCCTGTTCTGTTATGTCGCCCAATACAGACAGGGAGGATCTTTTGAAGAGGCTTATGGATGAATATCAGATAGACGGAGTTGTAGAGGTAATTCTTCAAGCCTGTCACACCTACAGTGTAGAGACTCACATGATAAAAAGAGTTGTGACTAAGGAAAAGGATGTTCCGTATATTGCCCTTGAGACAGATTATTCAACAGGGGATACAGGTCAGATAAAAACAAGGATAGAGGCATTTATTGAGATGCTGTAA
- a CDS encoding sulfurtransferase: protein MKKLFVILALAFGMIGCGSKVEEPKAQIAKEGSVGVKEVQNAGEDKNIVVMDTRSYDEYNGWDLKGNGINGHIPGAVNYPATAVKDGDVEKALERKGIVAGNEIILYGEGSETMKNILTEKGYTVSVFDGGVEEWGDKSLPLEKLKRYETIVPVSWVKDLSEGEKVSHYDGRPVKVFNVGWSEEGKPHKEGHIPGSYWMHTGWVEVGPLWNRVDDMSIKAEMERQGITTDTLVLVYGDPMAAARFGVIAKYAGVEDVRMINGGMKAWKDAGYPVETEMKNPEPVKEFGADVPQNPELIVDLPEAVELLKAEDGDLISIRSWKEYLGKISGYDYIKPRGRIKGAKWGMAGSDPWHLEDYRDMDQFHMRPYTEIEKMWDGLKINPENHLAFYCGTGWRASEVWFYAQAMGLEKISLYDGGWKEWSETKETKEKFLKGEPEKLNGESFLD, encoded by the coding sequence ATGAAAAAATTGTTTGTTATACTGGCACTGGCATTTGGAATGATAGGATGCGGCAGTAAAGTGGAGGAACCAAAAGCTCAAATAGCTAAAGAAGGTTCTGTTGGTGTGAAGGAAGTTCAAAATGCAGGGGAAGATAAAAATATAGTTGTGATGGATACCAGAAGTTATGATGAATACAACGGTTGGGATCTGAAAGGGAATGGAATTAACGGTCATATTCCTGGAGCGGTAAATTATCCTGCCACTGCTGTTAAAGACGGGGATGTAGAAAAGGCTCTTGAGAGAAAAGGGATTGTAGCAGGAAACGAGATAATTCTCTACGGTGAAGGGTCAGAAACTATGAAAAATATCCTTACAGAGAAAGGATATACAGTATCTGTCTTTGATGGAGGAGTAGAGGAATGGGGAGATAAATCTCTACCTTTGGAAAAGTTAAAAAGATATGAGACTATTGTTCCTGTGAGCTGGGTCAAGGATCTTTCAGAGGGGGAAAAAGTGAGCCACTATGACGGAAGACCTGTAAAGGTATTTAATGTAGGGTGGAGTGAAGAAGGTAAGCCTCATAAAGAAGGACATATTCCAGGATCTTACTGGATGCATACAGGATGGGTAGAGGTAGGGCCTCTTTGGAACAGAGTTGATGATATGAGTATTAAGGCTGAGATGGAAAGACAGGGAATCACAACAGATACCCTTGTACTTGTTTACGGTGATCCTATGGCCGCTGCAAGATTTGGAGTTATAGCTAAATATGCAGGTGTAGAAGATGTGAGAATGATAAATGGCGGAATGAAGGCATGGAAAGATGCTGGATACCCTGTGGAAACTGAGATGAAAAATCCAGAGCCGGTAAAAGAATTTGGGGCAGATGTTCCACAAAACCCTGAACTTATTGTAGATCTTCCTGAAGCTGTGGAATTATTGAAGGCTGAAGACGGGGATCTTATCAGTATCAGAAGCTGGAAAGAATACCTTGGGAAAATCAGCGGGTATGACTATATCAAGCCCAGAGGAAGGATCAAAGGAGCTAAATGGGGGATGGCAGGATCGGACCCTTGGCACTTAGAGGATTACAGAGATATGGATCAGTTTCATATGAGACCATATACCGAGATTGAGAAGATGTGGGACGGACTGAAGATAAATCCAGAAAATCATCTGGCATTTTACTGCGGAACAGGATGGAGAGCAAGTGAAGTATGGTTCTATGCACAGGCTATGGGTCTTGAAAAAATATCCCTATATGACGGCGGATGGAAAGAATGGTCTGAAACAAAAGAAACAAAGGAAAAGTTTTTAAAGGGAGAACCTGAAAAATTAAATGGAGAGAGTTTTTTGGATTAG